The DNA segment AATGTACATTGAGGACATTGTATCAGAGGAAGATCTACATTATCTAAAGAACCGAATCGAAAACATTGAATACACAGGTGTCATAGATTCCAATATGCTGGTTCAGTTTATAGATGATCATCCCTTTTCTCCCTTTCCTCAATTTTTCACAACAGAAAGACCTGACGTTGTATCCTCAAAATTAGTTGCAGGAAAAATAATTGGATTGGTCGAAGGAAGCCCTCATGCATTTTGTGCGCCAGTAAGCTTCTTTGACTTTTTACAATCAGTAGATGATTATAGTGAACGTTGGATCGTCGGCTCCTTTATTCGATTGCTTAGGTTATTTGCCTTGGCTGTGACCGTGTTCTTTACGGCGATTTACGTATCTGTCACTACGTTTCATTATGAAATGATTCCAGAACAATTATTGCCAAGCTTAATCGAGTCAAGAAGTAAAGTACCGTTCCCTCCCTTAATTGAAGCTATTTTTTTAGAGTTGGTTATCGAATTGCTTCGTGAAGCCGGGGCCCGTTTACCAACAAAAATTGGGCAAACCATTGGGATAGTGGGTGGGATTGTAATTGGTCAAGCAGTTGTTGAAGCTGGGATTACCAGTAATATCTTAATCATAGTTGTTGCAGCATCTGCCATATCCTCATTTGTCATTCCTAGCTATACCATGAGTGCGTCCATCCGAATTGTTCGATTTTCTTTTATCTTACTCGCGGGCTTTTGGGGAAATATGGGATTGATATTCGGATTAGGGGTTCTGATCATCCACTTATCAAAAATGACATCATTAAATACACCTTACCTCATCCCCATTTCTCCAACTTACTTTGGAGATTGGAGAGATACACTTATTCGTGCACCATATAAATTTATTAAAGAACGACCCGCTCAAGTTAAAACAACGAACAAAATCATTAATAAGATGAAAAAATAGGTGAAATCAGTGAAGGAAAAAATACATCCCATTCAAGTTGCTATTCTTATCTATATGATTCAATCTGGTGTTACATTATTTAGTATTCCTAGATTGACAGCTGAAGCATTTGGAACCAACGGCTGGGTTGGACTCCTTCCAATTATGCTAATTGTGAACTTAAATATTTTATTAATAGGACTTGTCTACAGATGGGGAAAAGGAAAATCGATCTTTATTCTCTTCAGGAACGTACTGCCTTCATGGGTCTTATTCCCTTTCTACCTCCTGATCGCTGTAAATTTCACCTTACTGGCAACTCTTGTATTGAAAAAATACATCCTATTACTAAAAATGATGTTTTTTCAAGAAACACCATCATTCGTGCTAATATTAATGTTTTTCATTTTAAGCTATATGCTTTTAACGTCATCGATTTATCAAATTGGGAAAGTAACCGTTGTTCTTTTTTTCATGACGGTGTGGACAATCTTTTTATTAGCCCTTCATCTCGCTGATTTTAGCTTCGTAAGGATGACTCCTTTTCTCTTTAAAGGTGAAATCGATCTAGTATCCGGGGGGATGAATGTATATTCTGCTTTTCTAGGTTTTGAACTTAGCCTGTTTCTATTTCCTTATGTCCAGAAAAAAAGATTTGTAAAGTCTATCTTTATCGGTAATTTTATTACAAGCATGATTTATTTAGGTGTAAGCTTTATTTGTTTCGGCTTCTTTAGTCACAAAAATATATTAATGGATTTGTACCCGGTCATTACCTTATTAGAATATGTCAAATTTCCTTTCATTGAACGGATGGAAAACATGATTTTTGTTCTATTCGCATTAAAAGTCCTGATTACCATCGTCATGTATATATGGGCTGCTAAAGAATTAATTGAACAATCCGTTCCACGCTTAAAGCCCAATTTCATTATTGTCTGTCTATTACTTCTCGGTTTTATCGTTTCAACTTTCCCTTCCATTTTACGTGATGTTGATGAATGGTTAAAATGGCTAACCTACATTGACTTTGGCATTGCAATAATTCTCCCTTTCCTCCTCTTATTAGCTATAGGAGTGGATAATCTTAAAAAAAGACAGGTGGAATCATGAAAAGGTTAATCTACTTTCTTTCAATTCTATTTCTAATAACAGGTTGCGGTAGCCAAGTCATTGATGACTTGGCTATGTTAGATGCGGTTGCGTACGACTTATCTGAGGATGAAGAAAAGCCTCTGACCGTCACTGCCCAATACCCAATCATTACCCAAGAGGGCGTTATTGGAAATGAGATACTCTCTGTAAATGCAAATTCCAGTAAAGACTCAAGAATACAATTTAGCCATGAATCCAACCTCAAAATGGTTAGTGGACAAATCAACATAGCCTTGTTTGGAGAAAAGCTAGCTGAAGTTGGACTAAAGACTATTATAGATACCTTTATGCGTGACCCGAGCTTAGGACCGCGTGTTTACTTTGTCGTTACGAAAGGAAATGCGAAAGATATATTGGAATACAAGCACCAAGAAGGACCAGACACTGCCAGATATTTACGAACCTTCTCAGAAAAATTAGATATTGAAAATGAAAGTGCCAATTATAACTCTTATCAGGTGATCAGAGATTATTTCGACGATGGAATCGACCCCATTATGCCTTATTTTATTATAAAAAATAAAAAAATTAGCCTGGACGGGTATGCCCTCTTCAATAAAGATAAATTTGTTCATCATATCTCGACGAAGCAATCCGCCACATTATTTTACCTAAGAGATGATATACATAAAGGAACGTTGAGCATTGACGTATCAGATGCTAAAAATGAAAATTTGTTTCCAGAACAATTAATGTTTAATTATCATAAAAAGGACTATTCTCTAAACGTGAAAATGAATGAGAACCAACCCATTTCTGTGGAAATAGTCATAGAGCTTGAAGGAAGGGTTCTTGAATATACTGGTGAGAAGTACCTAGATAATGAAAAAGTCCAAAAACAACTTGAAGAAAAAATTAAGGTTCATCTAGATGAACAATCAACTGAATTCATTGAGTTAACTAAGGAAATAAACATTGACCCGATAGGTATTGGTCGCTATGTACGTAATAAACTCCCCTATAACGAATGGAAAAAGATGAATTGGGAAGAAGTTTACCCAACTCTTGACATTAATGTGTCCCTTGATATGAAATTAATAGATGTGGGGCAGGCGAAATAAGAAACGCTCGAAACAAAGAGATATCACCGTTTATAGATCTCACTTTCCGCACGTGCACCTATTCAACATTCTTTTATAAATTTTGAATCACGATTGACAAAAAGAATCCATTTTTTCATGAAAACATAAGGCTATTTCAAGTCATTATGTTTTACTATTCACTTTATTTCGTGAATGGATGACTATGTAGTATATATTATTTTTCAATAGAATAACGATGTGCGGAAAGTGAGATAGATTGGTGCGAAAACAGCCTTTGGTAAGCTTCGTTGTATTTTAATCGATTTCTCGTTAATTAATCCATTCGGTATGGATTTCGTATAAGAATCTGCGAATAGAAGCCCGAAAATCTATACATTTTATGGAATATATACTCTATGGAAGAGGAACATTCATTGCACAAAACTTCCTAATGCAAAAAATCAGTTGCAAATTAATTTGCTCAACTCCGGAGTAAAATTCCATCTAGAATTTTGTCAAAGTTCATTCTCCTCTAATATTGAAACTGTAGTCTTCTTGACCTTAAGATTACTATCTGAAGAAGTGTCGCGGTTCCTTGAAGCAATCATGGATTTATAGATGGCTTTTTTCGTATACATTGTGGCTATTTCATAGATGAGAAACTGATTCGAAAAGCCACAAACTTTGCGAAAGCAGCCTTATAGAAAGGTCATCACATCCATTATTCACAAAAAAATGAAGCCAAGTTTAATAAGAAAGGCTCCTTTTAAAGAAGGTACCGCCTCGTAGTGTGCATTCATTTTAGCCCAAATAGTAATTGAAATATATAGTGAAGCCTAAGAAGATGGACATACTAATCTCTAAATAAACGTCGGGAACAAAGGTGGAAACCAAGTGAGAAATATCTGGATTATTTTCACAAGAGACATTAAAAATGTAACTAGGAATCGGGTTGCAGCGATAGTAATTGGAGGATTGATGATATTACCCTCTTTATACGCATGGTTAAATATCGAAGCCTCTTGGGATCCATATAGCAACACCAATCAGCTCCCCGTTGGGATCGTAAATGAGGATATGGGAGCTGAAATTCGTGATCAACAAATTAATGTTGGCGAGGATCTTGTGAAGGAATTGAAGAATAATGAGGATATGAACTGGCAGTTTTCAAACCGAAAGATAGCCAGGGAGCGGGTCGAATATGGGGATTACTTTGCCGTCATCATTATTCCGAATGACTTCTCAAAAAAATTAGCCACTGTCATCGAGAATCAGCCAGAAAAGGCGACCTTAGAATATTACGTAAATGAAAAGATTAATGCGATTGCACCTAAAATTACCGAGTCAGGTGCAGGTGGTATTGTAGGCGAAATCACAGGTTCCTTTATTTCAACTGTGAATGGTACGATTTTTGCGATGTTTAATGATCTAGGCATTCAAATTGAGAAGGATCTTCCAGATATCAAGCGGTTTGAAGAATATATTTTTGAAATCGAAGAAAAGTTACCTGATATAGGTGACACCTTAAAGCAATCATTATCCGATGCTCAAAATGCGAAAGGGTTTATTAATAAAGCGCAAACTGGGTTGCCCGATGTGGAAAGAGTGACCAATAACGGACTAGAGACGATTGAGCAAACCACTGAATTTCTAAAAAAAGCGGAGGACCGTCTTAATAGTCTCGCCCCCCAAGTTCAAAAAGATTTGGAACAAGTGCAGAATCTGGCTTCAAAGGTCAATCGATTTCTACAGCAAATGCAGCCTTCATCTATCGACCTTAGTGTGGCTGAGGAGATTCACCAAGAGAATACGAAACAGCTAGCGACGTCAATAGAAACACTTGAATCCATCGAATCTTCCTTAAAAACATTACAGAACGAAGAAGAAAACCAAAATCAGCAACAGCTCCAACAAGCGCTCCAACAAATCGAGATAATTAAGAAGGAATTAGAAAATATACAACAAGACGGTGGAAAAATTATTGATTTCCTAACTTCAAAACAACAGGAATTCAACAACGTAATCAACGGAGTCAAGGACCGGTCAGAGAATATCGAAGCTGAAATCGATGTATTTTTGAAAGAGTACAAACAGAACATCGAACCCACTGTGTTAGAAGAAGTAGCTAACGCAAAACAAACATTATCTGAGGCTAGAGAAATCCTCAAAGATATTCAGACCACGATCCCTGAAGTAGAACGTATTCTTGCTAGTGCAGAAGGTAACTTAAATAAAGGGACAGAAACTCTCCAATATGTTCTAGGAGAATTTCCATATTTTGAAAATAAAATCAATGAATTGGCGAATCGCATTCGAGACATACAAGGGAAAACCGACATTAATGAAATTATTAAACTATTGCAAAATGATCCACAATCGGAGAAAAGCTTTTTCGAAGAACCTGTTGTCTTAAATAAGAACAGCATATACCCAATCGAAAATTACGGGGCTGCCATGACACCATTTTACACGGTGTTGGCTATATGGGTCGGGGCACTTCTACTTATTTCTTTATTGGC comes from the Bacillus sp. 2205SS5-2 genome and includes:
- a CDS encoding GerAB/ArcD/ProY family transporter, with the translated sequence MKEKIHPIQVAILIYMIQSGVTLFSIPRLTAEAFGTNGWVGLLPIMLIVNLNILLIGLVYRWGKGKSIFILFRNVLPSWVLFPFYLLIAVNFTLLATLVLKKYILLLKMMFFQETPSFVLILMFFILSYMLLTSSIYQIGKVTVVLFFMTVWTIFLLALHLADFSFVRMTPFLFKGEIDLVSGGMNVYSAFLGFELSLFLFPYVQKKRFVKSIFIGNFITSMIYLGVSFICFGFFSHKNILMDLYPVITLLEYVKFPFIERMENMIFVLFALKVLITIVMYIWAAKELIEQSVPRLKPNFIIVCLLLLGFIVSTFPSILRDVDEWLKWLTYIDFGIAIILPFLLLLAIGVDNLKKRQVES
- a CDS encoding spore germination protein; translation: MGLLQKFKNTILKNSQEAENEQLRSTEPRKEENPLDFNHIVHQFIDCMDFKHRIFKQVNAEIIYIDHLVDSVALKEELVDWLNKGNKEALQQHLESSQFIKRETNKEVVVDVLSGSVAISYLHEIYSLNIKGIEKRSIEESETESVILGPHEAFIESLDINISLIRKRVKSSHLKTVSLKVGEISKTDVTLMYIEDIVSEEDLHYLKNRIENIEYTGVIDSNMLVQFIDDHPFSPFPQFFTTERPDVVSSKLVAGKIIGLVEGSPHAFCAPVSFFDFLQSVDDYSERWIVGSFIRLLRLFALAVTVFFTAIYVSVTTFHYEMIPEQLLPSLIESRSKVPFPPLIEAIFLELVIELLREAGARLPTKIGQTIGIVGGIVIGQAVVEAGITSNILIIVVAASAISSFVIPSYTMSASIRIVRFSFILLAGFWGNMGLIFGLGVLIIHLSKMTSLNTPYLIPISPTYFGDWRDTLIRAPYKFIKERPAQVKTTNKIINKMKK
- a CDS encoding Ger(x)C family spore germination protein, whose translation is MKRLIYFLSILFLITGCGSQVIDDLAMLDAVAYDLSEDEEKPLTVTAQYPIITQEGVIGNEILSVNANSSKDSRIQFSHESNLKMVSGQINIALFGEKLAEVGLKTIIDTFMRDPSLGPRVYFVVTKGNAKDILEYKHQEGPDTARYLRTFSEKLDIENESANYNSYQVIRDYFDDGIDPIMPYFIIKNKKISLDGYALFNKDKFVHHISTKQSATLFYLRDDIHKGTLSIDVSDAKNENLFPEQLMFNYHKKDYSLNVKMNENQPISVEIVIELEGRVLEYTGEKYLDNEKVQKQLEEKIKVHLDEQSTEFIELTKEINIDPIGIGRYVRNKLPYNEWKKMNWEEVYPTLDINVSLDMKLIDVGQAK
- a CDS encoding YhgE/Pip domain-containing protein, with protein sequence MRNIWIIFTRDIKNVTRNRVAAIVIGGLMILPSLYAWLNIEASWDPYSNTNQLPVGIVNEDMGAEIRDQQINVGEDLVKELKNNEDMNWQFSNRKIARERVEYGDYFAVIIIPNDFSKKLATVIENQPEKATLEYYVNEKINAIAPKITESGAGGIVGEITGSFISTVNGTIFAMFNDLGIQIEKDLPDIKRFEEYIFEIEEKLPDIGDTLKQSLSDAQNAKGFINKAQTGLPDVERVTNNGLETIEQTTEFLKKAEDRLNSLAPQVQKDLEQVQNLASKVNRFLQQMQPSSIDLSVAEEIHQENTKQLATSIETLESIESSLKTLQNEEENQNQQQLQQALQQIEIIKKELENIQQDGGKIIDFLTSKQQEFNNVINGVKDRSENIEAEIDVFLKEYKQNIEPTVLEEVANAKQTLSEAREILKDIQTTIPEVERILASAEGNLNKGTETLQYVLGEFPYFENKINELANRIRDIQGKTDINEIIKLLQNDPQSEKSFFEEPVVLNKNSIYPIENYGAAMTPFYTVLAIWVGALLLISLLATEVNGQHELSERHIYFGKLLTFLSIGCVQALIVTLGDIFVLGVDIAEPFWFVLFGLIISIIFMLVVYTLVSVFGNIGKSMAIVLLVLQIAGGGGTYPVELLPNFFQAIHPFLPFSYAIDLMREAVGGIVWERVTRDILFLGLFGATAMMLGAFLKEPLSEKTKEFMRKSKESGLFH